The following coding sequences lie in one Numida meleagris isolate 19003 breed g44 Domestic line chromosome Z, NumMel1.0, whole genome shotgun sequence genomic window:
- the LOC110389719 gene encoding purpurin has translation MKYAQYVFLASVFSTVEYSLAQTCAVDSFSVKDNFDPKRYAGKWYALAKKDPEGLFLQDNISAEYTVEEDGTMTASSKGRVKLFGFWVICADMAAQYTVPDPTTPAKMYMTYQGLASYLSSGGDNYWVIDTDYDNYAITYACRSLKEDGSCDDGYSLIFSRNPRGLPPAIQRIVRQKQEEICMSGQFQPVLQSGTWHHTWLLGWWGIPAPCPFVFMGSC, from the exons ATGAAATACGCACAATATGTTTTCCTGGCATCAGTCTTCTCCACGGTTGAATATAGCCTAGCTCAGACCTGTGCAGTGGACTCTTTCTCCGTGAAAGACAATTTTGATCCAAAAAGG TATGCAGGGAAATGGTATGCCTTGGCCAAGAAGGATCCAGAAGGCCTTTTCCTTCAGGATAACATCTCTGCTGAATATACCGTTGAGGAAGATGGCACAATGACAGCTTCATCTAAGGGCCGGGTGAAGCTTTTTGG GTTCTGGGTAATCTGTGCTGACATGGCTGCTCAGTACACAGTGCCAGACCCAACCACTCCTGCGAAGATGTACATGACGTACCAGGGCCTGGCAAGCTATCTGTCCAGTGGTG GGGACAACTACTGGGTGATTGACACCGACTATGATAACTATGCTATTACTTACGCCTGCCGCAGCCTGAAGGAGGATGGCTCCTGCGATGATGGCTACTCCCTGATCTTCTCTCGCAACCCCCGTGGTCTGCCCCCCGCCATCCAGCGCATTGTGCGCCAGAAGCAGGAGGAGATCTGCATGTCTGGCCAGTTCCAGCCTGTGCTGCAGTCAGGTACCTGGCATCACACCTGGTTATTGGGATGGTGGGGCATCCCTGCCCCTTGCCCTTTCGTGTTCATGGGATCATGCTGA
- the IDUA gene encoding alpha-L-iduronidase isoform X2, translating to MMNEKLYYNFTALDNLMDRLWENKLIPGFELMGNPSGYFSNFEDKEQVVRWRNLVTLLASRYIDRYGLEHVAKWNFETWNEPDHHDFDNVSMTVKGFLNYYDACSEGLRAASTLLKFGGPGDSFHPFPKSPICWSLLCHCYNGTNFFTGETGVRLDYISLHKKGGGHSLYILQQEVEAVEQIQKLFPDFASIPIYNDEADPMVGWSAPQLWRADVTYAAMVVKVITQHQNLLISKANNTINYTLLSNDNAFLSYYPHYFTQRTLTARFQMNNTKPPHVQMVRKPVLTVMGLLALLGEKQIFAEVNSSEDGSTENNTIGVLASVHTPSELQPSDSWQATLLMYSSEDNRTSFNISTIIVNATHFPKLKEPRYVMYYLDNNQTNPYLKWKKLGSPDFPSPKQFQQIRDAEDPVVTGPFPFPESGTLTLKQDFPVPSVFLIHICSKPSSVPDQVTGVRFIPLTKGQVVVLWDDGCVNSKCIKTFEVEFSPNGKVYKRINAKDTIFTLYVYSPGSSVSGFYRVHAIDYWGKAGLSSVPVEYVEALK from the exons atgatgaATGAGAAACTTTACTACAATTTTACTGCCTTGGATAATCTTATGGATCGTCTGTGGGAAAATAAGCTCATTCCAG GATTTGAATTGATGGGGAATCCATCaggatatttttcaaattttgaagATAAAGAGCAAGTAGTAAGATGGAGAAACTTAGTTACACTTCTGGCCAGCAGATATATAG ACAGATACGGATTGGAGCATGTTGCTAAATGGAATTTTGAAACTTGGAATGAACCAGATCACCATGACTTTGACAATGTGTCTATGACAGTGAAAG GGTTTCTCAACTATTATGATGCTTGCTCAGAAGGATTAAGAGCAGCCAGTACCCTACTAAAATTTGGAGGACCTGGGGATTCCTTCCATCCCTTTCCCAAGTCACCCATATGCTGGAGTCTTCTGTGTCATTGCTACAATGGTACCAACTTTTTCACAGGGGAGACTGGTGTAAGGTTGGACTACATCTCTCTTCATAAGAAG GGAGGTGGGCATTCTCTCTACATCTTGCaacaggaagtggaagcagttGAACAAATTCAGAAGTTGTTTCCAGATTTTGCTTCCATTCCCATATACAATGATGAAGCAGATCCAATGGTTGGATGGTCTGCTCCACAACTGTGGAGAGCTGATGTGACATATGCAGCTATGGTTGTAAAG GTAATCACCCAGCATCAGAACTTGCTTATTTCCAAAGCCAATAATACCATCAACTACACACTGCTGAGTAATGACAATGCCTTCTTGAGCTACTACCCACATTACTTCACACAGCGGACTCTGACAGCACGTTTTCAGATGAACAATACAAAGCCACCTCACGTCCAGATGGTGCGGAAACCAGTGCTGACTGTCATGGGCTTGCTGGCACTGCTAG gagaaaagcagatttttgcAGAAGTAAACAGCAGTGAAGAtggaagcactgaaaacaatacCATTGGTGTCCTGGCGTCTGTGCACACCCCAAGTGAGCTGCAGCCCTCAGACAGTTGGCAAGCTACTCTACTGATGTATTCAAGTGAGGATAACAGGACTTCATTCAATATCAGCACCATCATAGTGAATGCCACCCACTTCCCCAAACTCAAAG AGCCAAGGTATGTGATGTATTACCTGGATAACAACCAAACCAATCCCTACCTGAAGTGGAAAAAACTAGGAAGCCCTGACTTTCCTTCCCCAAAACAGTTCCAGCAAATAAGGGACGCTGAG GACCCAGTGGTAACGGgccccttcccttttcctgaaAGTGGCACCCTGACACTGAAGCAGGACTTCCCTGTTCCATCAGTCTTTTTGATCCACATCTGTTCAAAACCCAGTTCTGTTCCTGATCAA GTGACTGGTGTTCGTTTCATCCCTCTCACAAAGGGGCAGGTTGTTGTGCTGTGGGACGACGGCTGTGTAAATTCAAA ATGTATAAAGACATTTGAAGTTGAGTTCTCACCAAATGGAAAAGTCTACAAGCGGATTAATGCCAAAGACACAATATTCACTCTGTATGTCTACAGTCCAG GAAGCTCAGTCTCCGGCTTTTACAGAGTGCATGCCATTGACTACTGGGGAAAGGCAGGCCTGTCCTCTGTTCCAGTGGAGTATGTTGAAGCTCTCAAGTGA